A single window of Bordetella genomosp. 11 DNA harbors:
- a CDS encoding fumarylacetoacetate hydrolase family protein, protein MTQDHTQDYLPRDAAQATLVGRVWRPAPIDGPSIVAVRNGLVFDITATVPTMADLLDQPDPADIARSAPGESLGPVGALLQASIRHGGADTAASPSAVTLLAPCDVQAIKACGVTFAVSLLERLIEERTGGDAGAAQAMRATLQETLGTDLRSIKPGSDGALRLKETLISRGAWSQYMEVGIGIDAEVFSKSQPMSAVGFGADVGLLPASEWNNPEPEIVLAVNSRGETVGATLGNDVNLRDIEGRSALLLGKAKDNNGSCAIGPFIRLFDAHYGIDNVRDDSVSLLIEGADDGFVLNGVSHMREISRDPLELVSQTYGRHHQYPDGFMLFLGTMFSPIQDRGTPGSGFTHKTGDRVTIASPGLGKLVNTVRKCTEIPPWTYGVRKLYANLARRGLLR, encoded by the coding sequence ATGACCCAAGACCACACCCAGGACTATCTGCCGCGCGACGCCGCGCAGGCCACGCTGGTGGGGCGCGTCTGGCGTCCGGCGCCGATAGACGGGCCCAGTATCGTCGCGGTGCGCAATGGCCTGGTGTTCGATATCACGGCGACCGTGCCGACCATGGCCGACCTGCTGGACCAGCCGGACCCGGCCGACATCGCGCGCTCCGCGCCCGGAGAATCCCTGGGCCCGGTGGGTGCGCTGCTGCAGGCGAGCATTCGCCATGGCGGCGCGGATACCGCCGCCAGTCCCTCGGCCGTGACGCTGCTGGCGCCCTGCGACGTGCAGGCGATCAAGGCATGCGGCGTGACCTTCGCGGTCAGCCTGCTCGAAAGGCTGATCGAGGAACGCACCGGCGGCGATGCCGGCGCCGCGCAAGCCATGCGCGCGACGCTGCAGGAAACCCTGGGGACCGACCTGCGCAGCATCAAGCCGGGGTCGGACGGCGCGCTGCGCCTGAAGGAAACCCTGATCAGCCGGGGCGCGTGGTCGCAGTATATGGAGGTCGGCATCGGGATCGACGCGGAGGTGTTCTCCAAATCGCAACCCATGTCGGCGGTAGGCTTCGGCGCGGACGTCGGCCTGTTGCCCGCCTCGGAATGGAACAATCCCGAGCCGGAAATCGTGCTGGCGGTCAACAGCCGCGGCGAGACGGTCGGCGCCACGCTGGGCAACGACGTCAATCTGCGCGACATCGAGGGCCGCAGCGCGCTGCTGCTGGGCAAGGCCAAGGACAACAACGGCTCCTGCGCCATCGGCCCCTTCATCCGCCTGTTCGATGCGCACTACGGCATCGATAACGTGCGCGACGATAGCGTGTCCCTGCTGATCGAAGGCGCGGACGACGGCTTCGTGCTCAATGGGGTGAGCCATATGCGCGAGATCAGCCGCGATCCCCTGGAACTGGTGTCGCAGACCTACGGCCGTCACCATCAGTACCCGGACGGCTTCATGCTTTTCCTGGGCACGATGTTCTCGCCGATCCAGGACCGCGGCACACCGGGCAGCGGTTTCACGCACAAGACGGGCGACCGCGTGACCATCGCGTCGCCGGGGCTGGGCAAACTGGTCAACACGGTGCGGAAATGCACCGAGATCCCGCCATGGACCTACGGCGTGCGCAAGCTGTACGCCAACCTTGCGCGGCGCGGACTGCTGCGCTAG
- a CDS encoding STAS domain-containing protein, with translation MTLAIEKVGSALVVSPRGQINSANAAAVESELLSHVDNGERKLVLDLSGLDYISSAGLRVMLLVAKRLKQQAGALALCGIQPHVREVFDISGFLAILTVVESRGDALALMD, from the coding sequence ATGACTCTCGCCATCGAAAAAGTCGGTTCGGCGCTGGTGGTATCGCCGCGCGGCCAGATCAACAGCGCCAACGCCGCCGCCGTCGAATCGGAGCTTCTCTCGCACGTCGATAACGGAGAACGCAAGCTGGTCCTGGATTTGTCCGGACTGGACTACATTTCCAGCGCCGGCCTGCGCGTCATGCTGCTGGTCGCCAAGCGCCTGAAGCAGCAGGCCGGCGCGCTCGCCCTGTGCGGTATCCAGCCGCACGTGCGCGAAGTATTCGATATCAGCGGATTCCTGGCCATCCTGACCGTGGTGGAATCGCGCGGCGATGCGCTGGCCCTGATGGACTAG
- a CDS encoding ATP-binding protein, whose protein sequence is MRITTYGRHRAYWRLALKVDLAMAPRSDTLRLIPGHDSVSPAMQWLEAIAEREQWPERTRFALALAMDEALTNVLTHAFAGSIPVSGSPTVELAYHRDATDLCVEIADNGRAFDPTAWSPASLPHTLEDATPGGQGLRLMRHYLKDLRYRRDGGWNRLTLVAGHG, encoded by the coding sequence ATGCGGATTACGACGTACGGACGGCATCGGGCATACTGGCGCCTGGCACTCAAGGTCGATCTCGCGATGGCTCCCCGATCCGATACGCTGCGGCTGATTCCGGGCCACGATTCCGTCAGCCCCGCCATGCAATGGCTGGAAGCCATTGCCGAGCGCGAGCAGTGGCCCGAGCGCACCCGTTTCGCACTGGCGCTGGCCATGGACGAAGCCCTGACCAACGTCTTGACGCACGCCTTCGCCGGAAGCATCCCGGTGTCGGGCTCGCCCACGGTGGAACTGGCCTACCATCGCGACGCGACGGACCTCTGCGTCGAAATCGCCGACAACGGGCGCGCCTTCGATCCCACGGCATGGTCGCCGGCTTCCCTGCCCCACACCCTGGAGGACGCCACGCCCGGCGGCCAGGGATTGCGCCTGATGCGGCACTACCTGAAAGACCTTCGCTACCGGCGCGACGGCGGCTGGAACAGATTGACCCTGGTCGCCGGCCACGGTTGA
- the alr gene encoding alanine racemase — protein sequence MDTETTGLRVHARIDIAAIAHNLARIRALVAGPPADAPRIWATVKADAYGHGIRRILPALAAADGLAVTQLADARDCREAGWNAPILVYGGLLEADEARRLDMPDLHLVLSHAAQIDWLEAAEPSGPPPWIWLRYTGDIGYVGFDDAGYAAAYARCAVLAARGRIAGIGHLNHYGSAEHADGLARADARFRALARGLPGPRSCSNSAALLRHPDAARGTDWVRPGLALYGASPLPAMDGPALGLRPSMSLHSRIVGLRDVAAGEHIGYNGAVRVSVPLRVGLVACGYGDGYPRHAPPGTPVRVDGHAAAILGGVTMDLLPVDLTGLPPIAIGAPVVLWGTPELPVEAVARHMGTIAAELLTSLTRRVPVIPFAPALLARTP from the coding sequence ATGGATACGGAAACCACCGGCCTTCGTGTCCATGCGCGTATCGACATCGCCGCGATCGCGCACAACCTGGCAAGGATACGCGCGCTGGTGGCCGGCCCGCCGGCGGATGCCCCGCGCATTTGGGCCACCGTCAAGGCCGATGCCTATGGACACGGGATACGCCGCATCCTGCCGGCATTGGCGGCCGCCGACGGGCTGGCCGTGACGCAGTTGGCCGATGCGCGGGATTGCCGCGAGGCGGGCTGGAATGCCCCCATCCTGGTCTACGGCGGCCTGCTGGAAGCGGACGAGGCGCGCAGGCTGGACATGCCGGACCTGCACCTCGTGCTGTCCCATGCGGCGCAAATCGATTGGCTGGAAGCCGCCGAGCCATCCGGACCGCCGCCCTGGATCTGGCTGCGCTACACCGGCGATATCGGTTATGTGGGTTTCGACGATGCCGGCTATGCGGCAGCCTACGCCCGCTGCGCCGTGCTGGCGGCCAGGGGCCGTATCGCAGGAATCGGCCACCTGAACCATTACGGCAGCGCAGAGCACGCGGACGGCCTGGCGCGGGCGGACGCGCGCTTCCGGGCGCTGGCGCGCGGCCTGCCGGGACCGCGCAGCTGCAGCAACTCCGCGGCCTTGTTGCGCCACCCGGACGCCGCGCGCGGAACGGACTGGGTGCGGCCCGGACTGGCGCTGTATGGCGCGAGCCCGCTGCCCGCCATGGACGGCCCCGCACTGGGCCTGCGGCCATCGATGTCGCTGCATTCGCGCATCGTCGGCCTGCGCGACGTGGCAGCCGGCGAGCACATCGGATATAACGGCGCCGTGCGGGTTTCCGTGCCCTTGCGCGTGGGACTGGTTGCCTGCGGCTATGGCGACGGGTATCCGCGTCACGCGCCGCCCGGCACACCGGTACGCGTGGACGGCCATGCCGCCGCGATACTCGGCGGCGTCACGATGGACCTCCTCCCGGTGGACCTGACGGGCTTGCCGCCCATTGCCATCGGCGCGCCCGTCGTGCTGTGGGGGACGCCTGAATTGCCGGTGGAGGCAGTCGCGCGCCATATGGGCACCATCGCGGCCGAGCTGCTGACGTCGTTGACGCGCCGTGTGCCGGTCATCCCCTTCGCGCCGGCCTTGCTGGCGCGAACGCCATGA
- a CDS encoding MFS transporter → MREPLQRVLEGLRRRPILEVTLACLAMLLLAQALIGALSLSALHRLAADTTADRVEVAARQVAGSIENGLRLGKPLGQFFGLRQLLRDGTRDVAGIVGVAVLLPDGGDIAALGEPIDAPALARALFLAPGAALPDGMTRRTSGALMTTGRDRIDLAVSLSGEGGEPLGALVVSATRDSAAVRAMLLRNVTVLAAITLAVGMGLAAGFRFLVSPATLVAGGRGRFVAPLVALVLAQGVYAVYTVNTFREGWLQVTRGNVALLAEGLQRDLDRILGYGIDLDRLRGVEAPFTRLAATFPAIREIDLVDAAGRTLNRADGRGPLPVAGGSAEAAPAADELTLVLPLGHGLPRAQSHGSLVVRLSEDVLARGVRSRMMDAITVVAVALVATVEMLLLLSLLLDRGFRIPAPGSAGTAALDDTSDIGRIARPVMFGFLFAWAMPLSFLPLYARSLPSLGLALPSNLLLALPISVEMGCGLLTALLAGRLTDRRGWRVPVLGGLAVSCAGMLACAAAANLPMFAAARGLVGLGYGLAWMGLQGFVVTRSSPLYRGRNMSGVIAGLFAGHLTGAAVGAMLMEQLGFRPVFVIGAAMLIVPVLGVLVLMRPYMSHGPRAGVVLDDARNAAVARRMAEAAPAAVARHVGHATDDAAPAGGGALRRAAGGLARTARLVCTRDFGLLLLGSVIPFSIAQAGLLSFALPLYLESAGVAASTVGRVLMIYGLCVIYVGPLMGRLVDRSPSRKAWIVLGGLIGSAGMLGLYFDTGLAAATLAVLLLALASCFSGASQSPYMLALPDVQDYGPAGATSVMRAADKLGQMAGPLMVGALFGTAGMGASLAITGLVYLCATFVFMAFAPARPARRG, encoded by the coding sequence ATGCGCGAACCATTGCAGCGGGTATTGGAAGGGCTGCGCCGTCGTCCCATATTGGAAGTGACGCTGGCTTGCCTGGCCATGCTGCTTCTTGCACAGGCCTTGATCGGCGCCTTGAGCCTATCGGCGCTGCACCGGCTGGCGGCGGACACCACCGCGGACCGGGTCGAAGTCGCGGCACGCCAGGTGGCCGGTTCGATCGAGAACGGGCTACGGCTGGGGAAACCGCTGGGGCAGTTTTTCGGACTGCGGCAGCTGCTGCGCGACGGCACCCGCGATGTCGCCGGAATCGTCGGCGTGGCCGTGCTGCTGCCGGACGGCGGCGATATCGCCGCGCTGGGTGAGCCCATCGACGCGCCGGCACTGGCGCGGGCGCTGTTCCTTGCGCCGGGCGCCGCTTTGCCGGACGGCATGACGCGGCGAACCTCCGGCGCGCTGATGACCACCGGGCGGGACCGGATCGATCTGGCGGTGTCCTTGTCAGGCGAGGGGGGCGAACCGCTCGGCGCGCTGGTGGTCTCGGCCACGCGCGACAGCGCCGCGGTGCGGGCGATGCTGCTGCGGAACGTGACGGTGCTGGCCGCCATTACCCTGGCGGTCGGGATGGGCCTGGCCGCTGGCTTCCGATTCCTGGTTTCCCCGGCCACGCTGGTTGCGGGTGGACGCGGGCGTTTCGTGGCGCCGCTGGTGGCGCTGGTCCTGGCGCAGGGCGTGTACGCCGTCTATACCGTGAATACGTTCCGCGAAGGCTGGCTGCAGGTCACGCGCGGCAACGTCGCGCTGTTGGCCGAAGGCTTGCAGCGCGATCTGGATCGCATCCTGGGCTACGGCATCGACCTGGACAGGCTGCGCGGTGTCGAGGCGCCTTTCACGCGGTTGGCCGCGACCTTTCCGGCCATCCGCGAGATCGATCTGGTCGATGCCGCGGGGCGCACGCTGAACCGCGCGGACGGCCGCGGTCCCTTGCCGGTGGCGGGGGGAAGCGCCGAGGCGGCTCCGGCGGCCGATGAATTGACGCTGGTGTTGCCGCTGGGGCACGGGTTGCCGCGCGCGCAGTCGCATGGCAGCCTGGTCGTGCGCTTGTCCGAAGATGTGCTGGCGCGCGGCGTCCGGAGCCGGATGATGGACGCCATCACCGTCGTGGCGGTCGCGCTGGTGGCAACGGTGGAGATGCTGTTGTTGCTGTCGCTGCTGCTGGACCGGGGCTTCAGGATACCCGCGCCGGGTAGCGCCGGCACCGCCGCCTTGGACGACACTTCGGATATCGGCCGCATCGCGCGGCCGGTGATGTTCGGTTTCCTGTTCGCATGGGCGATGCCGCTGAGTTTTCTTCCCCTGTACGCCCGCAGTCTGCCATCCCTTGGGCTGGCCCTGCCATCCAACCTGCTGCTGGCTTTGCCGATTTCGGTGGAAATGGGTTGCGGGCTGTTGACGGCGCTGCTGGCAGGCCGGCTGACCGATCGCCGCGGCTGGCGGGTACCGGTGCTGGGCGGCCTGGCCGTGTCCTGCGCCGGCATGCTGGCCTGCGCTGCCGCCGCCAATCTGCCAATGTTCGCCGCCGCGCGCGGCCTGGTGGGATTGGGATACGGACTGGCCTGGATGGGCCTGCAGGGCTTTGTCGTGACACGCAGCAGCCCGCTGTACCGGGGGCGCAATATGAGCGGCGTGATCGCGGGCCTGTTCGCGGGCCACCTGACGGGCGCGGCGGTGGGCGCCATGCTGATGGAGCAGTTGGGGTTTCGCCCGGTGTTCGTCATAGGCGCGGCCATGTTGATCGTACCGGTGCTCGGCGTCCTGGTGCTGATGCGGCCTTACATGAGCCATGGCCCGCGTGCCGGCGTTGTACTGGACGACGCGCGGAATGCGGCCGTGGCGCGCCGTATGGCGGAGGCCGCGCCTGCGGCCGTTGCGAGGCACGTGGGGCACGCGACGGACGACGCCGCGCCGGCCGGCGGCGGGGCTTTGCGGCGCGCCGCCGGCGGGCTGGCGCGGACGGCGCGGCTGGTATGCACCCGCGACTTCGGACTGCTGCTGCTGGGCAGCGTCATTCCGTTTTCCATTGCGCAGGCGGGCCTGCTGTCCTTCGCCTTGCCGCTGTATCTGGAGTCCGCCGGCGTGGCCGCGTCGACCGTGGGTCGCGTATTGATGATCTACGGCCTGTGCGTCATCTATGTCGGGCCGCTGATGGGCCGCCTGGTGGATCGTTCGCCGTCCAGGAAAGCCTGGATCGTGCTGGGCGGGCTGATCGGCAGCGCCGGCATGCTGGGCCTGTATTTCGACACCGGCCTGGCCGCCGCGACGCTGGCGGTGCTGCTGCTGGCCCTGGCCAGCTGTTTTTCGGGTGCGTCGCAATCGCCCTATATGCTGGCGCTGCCCGACGTACAGGACTACGGTCCGGCGGGCGCGACCAGCGTGATGCGCGCGGCCGACAAGCTGGGACAGATGGCGGGCCCCTTGATGGTGGGCGCGCTGTTCGGCACGGCGGGCATGGGCGCCAGCCTGGCCATTACCGGCCTGGTCTATCTATGCGCCACCTTCGTTTTCATGGCGTTCGCGCCAGCAAGGCCGGCGCGAAGGGGATGA
- a CDS encoding SpoIIE family protein phosphatase, with amino-acid sequence MFSHSLRSKIFLLVVAILLVVAVFIMLTSRRDVTRTVSSGEQHAVSNIMALIQRDLEARWSSLLTDKVTMVRNGRRQLLQTGTIVASALAGYADMAERGVISPGAAKGMARAWIDRLNFGERRYAFVYDADGQVLASGNPSMRDRDLAGVTDLKGRPLAQALYDESHDSGYGFAIYRWPPRADADRADGAGGRDEARYAYFGYFRPWDWVIAVSDSVQDVIEQVDTRRTQMKNALRDTLSRLTLARSGFVFITADDDEAVVPPPARAAGLLDTRDIRGGRTLRELLRGVTATSSTQVIEFDSGDGAQHIEAMRFKPLGWTVVAVVPERDFAAPATALLNRQAMIFAATLLLALLCAWLVASHIVRPLRKLTRYARELPRQDLTAPSSVPAHIADLPDRYRDEVGRLASSFLFMDRRLRENVARLMRETTARERFESELNIARAIQLGLLPVPLPREVTERIELHAVMRPAKEVGGDLYDYFLLPNGKLCLAIGDVSDKGVPAALFMAVTRTLIRATAEDETDPALIMARVNNRLAENNPNLMFVTLLLGVLDLDTGELRWANAGHPPALLIGADGIVRTLHGRGGPACGVQDNVSYHAFSARLERGEVLVGYTDGVTDAANTLGRHYGLERMVNTLARPGASATRLTERLLDDIQDFAKDVEQTDDITLIVVRLP; translated from the coding sequence ATGTTCTCGCATTCCCTGCGCAGCAAGATCTTTCTCCTGGTGGTGGCGATCCTGCTGGTGGTGGCGGTATTCATCATGCTGACCAGCCGGCGGGACGTCACCCGCACGGTGTCGTCCGGCGAGCAGCACGCCGTCAGCAACATCATGGCGCTGATCCAGCGCGACCTCGAAGCGCGGTGGTCCTCCTTGCTCACGGACAAGGTCACCATGGTGCGCAATGGGCGCCGCCAATTGCTGCAGACCGGCACCATCGTGGCATCGGCACTGGCCGGCTATGCCGACATGGCCGAGCGCGGCGTCATCAGCCCGGGCGCGGCCAAGGGCATGGCGCGCGCCTGGATCGACCGTCTGAATTTCGGCGAACGCCGCTACGCGTTCGTCTACGACGCCGACGGCCAGGTGCTGGCCAGCGGCAATCCTTCCATGCGGGATCGCGACCTGGCCGGCGTCACGGATCTGAAGGGACGCCCCCTGGCCCAGGCGCTTTACGACGAAAGCCACGATTCCGGATATGGGTTCGCCATCTACCGCTGGCCGCCGCGCGCGGACGCGGACCGGGCGGACGGCGCGGGCGGCCGCGACGAGGCCCGCTACGCGTATTTCGGGTACTTCCGTCCGTGGGACTGGGTCATCGCCGTCAGCGATAGCGTTCAAGACGTCATCGAACAGGTCGATACGCGACGCACGCAAATGAAAAATGCCCTGCGCGACACGCTATCGCGCCTGACGCTGGCGCGCTCCGGCTTCGTCTTCATTACCGCCGACGATGACGAAGCGGTCGTGCCGCCGCCGGCGCGCGCCGCCGGGCTATTGGACACGCGCGATATCCGTGGCGGCAGGACGCTGCGCGAGCTGCTGCGCGGGGTCACCGCCACGTCGTCCACGCAGGTCATCGAATTCGACTCGGGCGACGGCGCACAGCATATCGAAGCCATGCGCTTCAAGCCGCTGGGCTGGACCGTCGTCGCGGTCGTGCCGGAACGCGACTTCGCCGCGCCCGCGACGGCGCTGCTGAACCGGCAGGCCATGATCTTCGCCGCCACGCTGCTGCTAGCGCTGCTGTGCGCCTGGCTGGTCGCGTCGCATATCGTGCGGCCCTTGCGCAAGCTGACGCGCTATGCGCGCGAGCTGCCCCGCCAGGACCTTACCGCGCCCTCCTCCGTGCCGGCCCATATCGCGGACCTGCCGGACCGCTACCGCGACGAAGTGGGCCGGCTGGCCTCGTCCTTCCTTTTCATGGACAGGCGGCTGCGCGAAAACGTGGCCCGCCTGATGCGGGAAACGACGGCGCGCGAACGCTTCGAAAGCGAACTCAATATCGCCCGCGCCATCCAGCTGGGCTTGCTGCCCGTACCGCTGCCGCGCGAAGTCACGGAACGCATCGAGCTGCACGCCGTCATGCGGCCGGCCAAGGAGGTCGGCGGCGACCTGTACGACTATTTCCTGCTGCCCAACGGAAAGCTGTGCCTGGCCATCGGAGACGTCTCGGACAAGGGCGTACCGGCCGCCCTGTTCATGGCGGTCACCCGCACCTTGATCCGGGCGACGGCGGAGGACGAGACCGACCCCGCCCTTATCATGGCGCGGGTCAATAATCGCCTGGCCGAGAACAATCCCAACCTGATGTTCGTCACCCTGCTGCTGGGCGTGCTGGACCTGGATACCGGCGAGCTGCGATGGGCGAATGCCGGCCATCCGCCGGCCCTGCTGATCGGCGCCGACGGCATTGTCCGCACGCTGCACGGCCGCGGCGGCCCCGCGTGCGGCGTGCAGGATAACGTGTCCTATCATGCATTCAGCGCCCGGCTGGAGCGCGGCGAGGTGCTGGTCGGCTACACCGACGGCGTCACCGACGCGGCCAACACGCTCGGCCGGCACTACGGCCTGGAGCGCATGGTCAATACGCTGGCGCGTCCGGGCGCCTCCGCGACGCGCCTGACGGAAAGGCTGCTGGACGATATCCAGGACTTTGCCAAGGATGTCGAGCAAACCGATGACATCACCCTGATCGTGGTACGCCTTCCATGA
- a CDS encoding ABC transporter substrate-binding protein, which produces MMKRLICLLVLCAPNLLAFAQTAAPAGAAAQPSPAVQAAPPQVSARVFPTTLKPRPDGRKWRVGYFESGDYSEYPRTLRVIVAGLQQLGWLTVPPIPEGLTGHQIWQFLADNARSDVLEFVADAWWQPGNFDAGKRPAVRQSIQARIRERGDIDLIIAMGTLAGQDMATLGAPVPTVVASTSDAVGAHIVKSAEDSGLDNLHARVQPERYQRQVRLFHDIVPFKTLGLVYDDSPEGRTYAAVDAVEQVARERHFTVRACNARANGIPQEEATRNVLACYRDIAGKADAVYVTVHRGITPDSVSDVARILRDAKVPSFSMLGSEEVQKGILMSLAQADYSYVGLFYAETIARIFNGARPRQLNQIWMDPAKIALNLETARVIGFDPPVDILLAADEVYERH; this is translated from the coding sequence ATGATGAAACGCCTCATCTGCCTGCTTGTGCTGTGCGCGCCGAACCTGCTGGCGTTCGCGCAGACCGCCGCGCCCGCCGGGGCCGCCGCGCAGCCCTCGCCCGCCGTCCAGGCCGCCCCGCCCCAGGTTTCCGCCCGTGTGTTTCCCACCACGCTCAAGCCGCGCCCCGACGGCCGCAAATGGCGCGTCGGCTATTTCGAAAGCGGCGACTACAGCGAGTACCCGCGCACCCTGCGGGTGATCGTCGCCGGTTTGCAGCAGCTGGGCTGGCTGACGGTGCCGCCGATTCCGGAGGGACTGACCGGCCACCAGATATGGCAGTTCCTGGCCGATAACGCCCGAAGCGACGTCCTGGAATTCGTTGCCGATGCCTGGTGGCAGCCCGGCAACTTCGACGCCGGCAAACGGCCCGCCGTGCGGCAATCGATACAGGCCCGCATCCGCGAGCGCGGCGATATCGACCTGATCATCGCGATGGGCACCCTGGCCGGCCAGGACATGGCCACGCTGGGAGCGCCCGTGCCGACGGTGGTCGCGTCCACCAGCGACGCCGTGGGCGCGCACATCGTCAAGAGCGCGGAGGATAGCGGCCTGGACAACCTTCATGCCCGCGTGCAGCCCGAGCGCTACCAGCGCCAGGTTCGCCTTTTCCACGACATCGTGCCGTTCAAAACGCTGGGCCTGGTCTACGACGACAGCCCGGAAGGCCGGACCTACGCCGCCGTCGACGCGGTCGAACAGGTCGCGCGGGAACGGCATTTCACGGTGCGCGCCTGCAATGCCCGCGCCAACGGCATTCCGCAGGAAGAAGCCACCCGCAACGTGCTGGCCTGCTATCGCGATATCGCCGGCAAGGCGGACGCCGTATACGTCACCGTGCATCGCGGCATCACGCCGGACAGCGTGTCCGACGTGGCGCGCATCCTGCGCGACGCCAAGGTACCGAGTTTTTCCATGCTGGGATCGGAGGAAGTCCAAAAAGGCATCCTGATGAGCCTGGCGCAGGCCGACTATTCCTACGTCGGGCTGTTCTACGCGGAGACCATCGCCCGTATCTTCAACGGCGCGCGGCCGCGCCAGCTGAACCAGATATGGATGGATCCGGCGAAGATCGCGCTGAACCTGGAAACCGCCCGCGTCATCGGCTTCGATCCGCCCGTGGATATCCTGCTGGCGGCCGACGAAGTCTACGAACGCCACTAG
- a CDS encoding glutamate-cysteine ligase family protein, which translates to MREPAGRRLGLEMEMAVVRRDSGASHAAERYPETLAGIKRSRGEDIRLSYLHDRAVCASGPLGDSGFDNGYNLLETAFAPVMGGPGGLDRLDAAMQTELRDVRDALAAEDATVLNAAEHPAATLDNDRYLRIRIPRPIYTELVGHRGWLHRAGIDAKAQNSPCTAVPVEDAVRALNVMLALAPAFIALFANSPLQDGRATGLKENRLMLWDRVFRHARFAADHRLQQLPALPFRDLGDYFRWMFAGDTVSRALPLAVDDDYKGAVSVYLDGHPSLDRFLHAREWRGRRADNGQSVLLRPHSGYFEYSQFAHFLDARFRYRLRTRPPLEDLLHAWKRPGGIEALFVRAGLEGYIEGRAPGAVFPDRQLRAEAGASVAGRAPMAASAMQLGLLRDLATAEALVREWGWPSLRGMRQAAIRAALDDRRVRALAADVLAAASAGLDASERPWLAYADYVLASGQTAADRLLALWTATPGGVDDKLREVCAWRSLRLGDE; encoded by the coding sequence ATGCGAGAGCCGGCGGGCCGCAGGCTGGGGCTGGAAATGGAGATGGCCGTGGTACGCCGCGACAGCGGTGCCAGCCATGCGGCCGAGCGTTATCCAGAAACGCTGGCCGGGATCAAGCGCTCGCGCGGCGAGGACATACGGCTGTCCTACCTTCACGACCGTGCCGTTTGCGCCAGCGGGCCGCTGGGCGACAGCGGTTTCGACAATGGCTACAACTTGCTGGAAACCGCATTCGCGCCGGTGATGGGCGGCCCGGGCGGGCTGGACCGGCTGGACGCCGCCATGCAAACGGAACTGCGCGATGTGCGCGACGCCCTGGCCGCGGAAGACGCCACGGTGCTGAACGCGGCCGAACATCCGGCTGCCACGCTGGATAACGATCGCTACCTGCGGATCCGCATACCGCGGCCTATCTATACCGAGCTGGTCGGACATCGCGGATGGCTGCACCGGGCCGGCATCGACGCCAAGGCGCAGAACAGTCCGTGCACGGCGGTGCCGGTCGAAGACGCCGTGCGGGCCTTGAACGTCATGCTGGCGCTGGCGCCCGCGTTCATCGCTTTGTTCGCCAACAGCCCCTTGCAGGATGGGCGCGCGACCGGCCTGAAGGAAAACCGGCTGATGCTATGGGATCGCGTGTTCCGTCACGCGCGCTTCGCGGCGGACCATCGGTTGCAGCAGTTGCCGGCGCTTCCCTTTCGCGACCTGGGCGATTACTTCCGCTGGATGTTCGCCGGCGATACGGTCAGCCGCGCGTTGCCGCTGGCGGTGGACGACGACTACAAGGGCGCCGTCAGCGTTTATCTGGACGGCCATCCTTCGTTGGACCGCTTCCTGCATGCGCGCGAATGGCGGGGCCGCCGTGCCGACAATGGTCAATCGGTGCTATTGCGGCCGCACAGCGGCTACTTCGAGTACTCGCAATTCGCCCATTTCCTGGATGCGCGCTTCCGCTACCGCCTGCGAACGCGGCCGCCGTTGGAGGACCTGCTCCACGCCTGGAAGCGGCCCGGCGGCATCGAGGCGCTGTTCGTCCGGGCGGGCTTGGAGGGCTATATCGAAGGGCGGGCGCCGGGCGCGGTGTTTCCGGACCGGCAACTGCGGGCCGAAGCGGGCGCGTCGGTGGCGGGGCGCGCGCCGATGGCCGCTTCGGCGATGCAGCTGGGATTGCTGCGCGATCTCGCTACGGCGGAGGCCCTGGTGCGGGAATGGGGATGGCCGTCCCTGCGCGGCATGCGGCAGGCCGCGATCCGCGCCGCCCTGGACGACCGGCGGGTGCGCGCGCTGGCCGCGGATGTGCTGGCGGCGGCCAGCGCGGGCCTGGACGCGTCCGAGCGCCCATGGCTGGCGTATGCGGACTACGTGCTGGCAAGCGGCCAAACGGCGGCGGATCGCTTGCTCGCGCTGTGGACGGCGACGCCGGGCGGCGTGGACGACAAACTGCGGGAAGTCTGCGCCTGGCGCTCGCTGCGCCTGGGCGACGAATAA